From one Thunnus maccoyii chromosome 6, fThuMac1.1, whole genome shotgun sequence genomic stretch:
- the b3gnt2l gene encoding N-acetyllactosaminide beta-1,3-N-acetylglucosaminyltransferase 2: MRRIKTFSAMVLIGTLLLIFFYSSLHLETSYSHKAGSEDFLKHPSFSSKQESVTTPPPDFHNMTVSAGLRQSIPQNRAYWNRLLYSALRRLDKGEDLFRDDSSWSQCRETNQELLQTNIHDITSYPVLFKDFLQGMDCRSPPVLINQSNNCISDEGKGDNQIFLLFAIKSTPGNFERRQAVRETWGREEVYKTGLRVRTVFFLGSSSLDDPDLSPLLSFEAQSFGDLLQWDFHESLLNLTLKMNMVLQWTLLNCPHVSFVFSGDDDVFVNTPALISYLQSLEPSKASRLYVGHVISTANPLRDPKSKYYIPLSFYDGPYPAYAGGGGFIISGALLRPLYYVSRVIPFFPIDDVYTGMCTKALDVAPEAHAGFQTFDVKEEDRENLCVHKDLILIHQRSPQQMKKLWKGIHSPFLTC; the protein is encoded by the coding sequence ATGAGACGTATTAAAACCTTCAGTGCCATGGTTCTCATTGGCACTTTACTTCTGATCTTCTTCTACTCGTCCCTACACCTAGAGACGAGCTACAGTCACAAGGCTGGATCAGAGGACTTCCTGAAGCACCCCAGCTTCTCCTCCAAGCAGGAGAGCGTCACCACACCTCCCCCTGACTTCCACAACATGACTGTTTCTGCAGGCCTCAGACAGAGCATCCCTCAAAATAGAGCCTATTGGAACCGTCTGCTGTATTCAGCCCTCAGGCGTCTGGACAAGGGGGAAGACCTTTTCAGAGATGACTCCAGTTGGTCGCAATGCAGGGAGACAAATCAGGAGCTTCTGCAAACCAACATACACGACATCACTTCCTACCCTGTCTTGTTCAAGGACTTTTTACAGGGCATGGATTGCAGGTCTCCTCCTGTCCTGATCAATCAATCCAACAATTGCATCTCTGATGAGGGGAAGGGAGACAATCAGATCTTCCTGCTTTTTGCTATCAAGTCAACTCCTGGAAACTTTGAGCGGAGACAGGCGGTGCGGGAGACCTGGGGTCGAGAGGAGGTGTATAAGACTGGACTGAGAGTACGCACCGTGTTCTTCCTGGGTAGCTCCTCGCTGGATGACCCTGACCTCAGCCCTCTGCTTTCATTTGAAGCGCAAAGCTTTGGGGACCTCCTGCAGTGGGACTTCCACGAATCACTGTTGAACCTGACACTCAAGATGAACATGGTTCTCCAGTGGACACTGTTAAACTGCCCCCATGTTTCCTTTGTCTTTAGTGGGGATGATGATGTATTCGTCAACACACCAGCATTGATCAGCTACCTGCAGTCTCTGGAGCCGTCAAAGGCCTCTCGGTTGTATGTTGGACATGTTATAAGCACAGCAAACCCCCTCAGAGACCCTAAAAGCAAGTACTACATTCCTTTGAGCTTCTATGACGGTCCGTACCCTGCTTACGCTGGGGGAGGAGGCTTTATCATATCTGGAGCGTTGTTGCGACCCCTATACTACGTTTCACGTGTCATTCCTTTCTTCCCCATCGACGACGTCTACACCGGGATGTGCACCAAAGCCCTGGATGTTGCTCCTGAAGCACACGCAGGCTTTCAGACCTTTGATGTCAAGGAGGAGGATCGTGAGAATCTGTGTGTCCATAAAGATCTTATTCTGATTCACCAGCGCTCCCCACAGCAGATGAAGAAGCTGTGGAAGGGTATTCACAGTCCCTTCTTGACTTGTTGA
- the bckdha gene encoding 2-oxoisovalerate dehydrogenase subunit alpha, mitochondrial, whose protein sequence is MNKIYGVCFHAVRQAAGLKASRLLQHRAFRASAVHGQQPFDSSMEKPQFPGASAEYVDHLEFIQPNVISGIPVYRVMDRQGNIIDPTQDPQLSKETVLNFYQKMTLLNTMDRILYESQRQGRISFYMTNYGEEGTHIGSAAALDPSDLVFGQYREAGVLMYRGFPLDLFMAQCYANADDLGKGRQMPVHYGSKDLNFVTISSPLATQIPQAVGAAYAIKRENTNRAVICYFGEGAASEGDAHAGFNFSATLECPMIFFCRNNGYAISTPTNEQYRGDGIAARGPGYGMMSIRVDGNDVFAVYNATKEARRRAVAENQPFLIEAMTYRVGHHSTSDDSSAYRSVDEVNYWDKQDHPISRLRHYMTARNWWSEDDERNWRKQSRKMVMEVFERAERRLKPNPELLFTDVYQEMTPSLTKQRESLWRHVQQYKEHYPLDMYDK, encoded by the exons ATGAACAAAATATATGGAGTCTGTTTCCATGCTGTTCGTCAAGCGGCAGGTCTGAAGGCATCGAGGTTGCTTCAACACAGAGCCTTCAGAGCCAGT GCCGTGCACGGACAGCAGCCCTTTGATTCGTCAATGGAAAAGCCACAGTTTCCTGGAGCCTCAGCTGAGTATGTGGATCACCTTGAGTTCATCCAGCCCAATGTCATCTCTGGGATCCCAGTGTACCGGGTGATGGACCGGCAAGGCAATATCATCGACCCCACTCAAGACCCTCAG CTCTCCAAAGAGACGGTCTTGAACTTTTACCAGAAGATGACTCTGCTGAACACAATGGACCGCATTCTTTATGAATCTCAGAGacag gGTCGGATTTCCTTCTACATGACAAACTATGGTGAGGAGGGGACACATATCGGTAGTGCTGCTGCTCTCGACCCAAGTGACCTGGTCTTCGGTCAATACAGAGAGGCTG GAGTGCTGATGTATCGAGGTTTTCCTCTGGATTTGTTCATGGCTCAGTGCTACGCTAACGCTGATGACCTTGGAAAGGGCCGGCAGATGCCCGTCCACTACGGCTCCAAAGACCTGAACTTTGTAAccatctcttctcctctggcCACACAAATTCCTCAGG CGGTCGGAGCTGCGTATGCAattaagagagaaaacaccAACCGAGCTGTAATCTGTTATTTCGGAGAGGGAGCAGCTAGCGAAGGCGACGCCCACGCTGGCTTCAACTTCTCTGCCACCCTCGAGTGCCCTATGATCTTCTTCTGCCGTAACAATGGTTACGCCATCTCTACCCCCACCAACGAGCAGTACAGAGGAGACGGCATCG CTGCTCGCGGTCCCGGTTACGGCATGATGTCCATCCGTGTCGATGGTAatgatgtgtttgctgtgtaCAACGCTACAAAGGAAGCTCGCCGCAGGGCCGTGGCTGAGAACCAGCCTTTCCTCATTGAGGCAATGACCTACAG AGTCGGCCACCACAGCACCAGTGATGACAGCTCGGCTTACCGTTCGGTGGACGAGGTGAACTACTGGGACAAGCAGGACCATCCCATCTCCAGGCTGAGACATTACATGACAGCCCGCAACTGGTGGAGCGAGGACGACGAGAGGAACTGGCGGAAGCAATCCCGcaagatggtgatggaggtgtTCGAGAGGGCCGAGAGACGCCTGAAACCCAACCCCGAGCTGCTCTTCACCGACGTGTACCAGGAGATGACGCCCAGCCTGACCAAGCAGAGGGAATCCCTGTGGAGGCACGTGCAGCAGTACAAGGAGCATTACCCGCTTGATATGTATGATAAATAA